Part of the Elusimicrobiota bacterium genome is shown below.
TCGGCTGGACCACGCGTTCCGACGCGTGTTCGAGGAGGGCCACCAACAAGCCGTGGCCCTGGGGACGGACGCCCCGGAGATTTCGGTCGATCGATTGACGGAAGCCTTCCGGTCCCTGGACCGTCACGACGCCGTTCTGGGACCGGCCCGGGACGGCGGGTATTACCTTTTGGGCCTCCGGCGGCCCTGCCCGGCCCTTTTCGCCGAAATGCCCTGGTCCTCGGACCGGGTCTTGGCGGAAACGATCCGTCGGCTCGACGCGGCGCGGCTTTCCCACGAGCGGCTGGACGTGTTGGACGACATCGACGACCCCTCGGACGTTTCGGCCTTGGCCCGTCGAATGAAAGAAGCGGGCGCCCGGTGCCCCCACAGCCGCGACGCCCTTCTCAAACTCAACACCGGGAGGATTCCGTGAGCGAATGGTCTCTTTATTACAACCCCCGCTGTGGGACTTGCGTGAAAGTCAAAGAACGCCTGGAAGCCCGAGGCGTGAAACCCCGAGTGATTGAATATTTAAAGGAAGCGCCGTCGGTGGCGACCCTGAAAAGGCTTCTGGAAAAGATGGGAGCCGCGCCCGCGGCCATCACCCGC
Proteins encoded:
- a CDS encoding TIGR04282 family arsenosugar biosynthesis glycosyltransferase, with amino-acid sequence MSPFRRALVVFLKAPVPGLVKTRLTPVLSPDEAAGFYRALARDTLDVVRDWAELSDGHFPRVAYQSHARFPDLRWTGFAGSFFEQEGTTLGDRLDHAFRRVFEEGHQQAVALGTDAPEISVDRLTEAFRSLDRHDAVLGPARDGGYYLLGLRRPCPALFAEMPWSSDRVLAETIRRLDAARLSHERLDVLDDIDDPSDVSALARRMKEAGARCPHSRDALLKLNTGRIP
- a CDS encoding arsenate reductase (glutaredoxin), encoding MSEWSLYYNPRCGTCVKVKERLEARGVKPRVIEYLKEAPSVATLKRLLEKMGAAPAAITRFKEPYWQEQRIDPSALKPEAWLKILSENPFLIQRPIVETETRALVARPPEEVDTLF